From Plodia interpunctella isolate USDA-ARS_2022_Savannah chromosome 18, ilPloInte3.2, whole genome shotgun sequence, a single genomic window includes:
- the LOC128677980 gene encoding meckelin-like isoform X1, which translates to MILIKECVCVFFIVTFGVSAFHLPSCNLTQYYDPNLMSCQSCPANTSMIRAANGKSFSCVCDDHSVPNGPAKCRSCNATELVSSDGSACVPRRCQNTSGKFVCRKCPSDYITVTQNNDGSPMKEVLCVKCSRGYKAQNNVCVRCEACTCTKNHIVIKDVCVTKKYLAERPKYEETRVHPSTVLEFMKHEYLCMQNDALSCRTLTSYCVRNLYTTDLAGPCRLWIQPKLQTPKELPPLTIETSEDKFSGEIKISRENEFIMIAIAAYTAEGGFQFEDNTEGKIFSCFTPSRIRVGNDFYKECNMNISNLSRFEKESTFGLFLSSNGDFNPIPIVVRKPNGYYIKRDTWTTSKFRRYFLFDKSLSTTVNVSTTVYLRTLIIKIMIQRDKSLSSSLRGQISAEVQYATKSISDTVTTVFRVEHDLPTAGIIRGLEIWGGILGVLSTLYALVQWRGNVRRGGFLFSLVPLLGGTVADALYFAVWFSSLHALAAETGTLGMTLPLSRYEEHIIKSFVFSAVSLKFLRVTWMNWNQCRCDVFLLDWSEYNSPFGKDGVTIEQSNLWKVGTLAREWSSVQTKRRAHPGYTVTLALAILYFMSPWQTYLPKSKGYQWTLATIAWWTSYTSVLLVMFVADKTFGSPAKTLPKVCSGLGVSLIVFQEDFYAHYVHGRNEESKEMRAMTGPLATCRVVVAPQLRAVYKQLSGPEAAITLGVNEPAHSLLTQFLAAFFERALDGLNWVASERSVLERLLDVEMNARESGSTSCLLYDPDDNAASCFAVTWWGEEWALGTFDAMLFGAIVMAADETLTAAVVTLAVWKILKHLRTIFGNRNLRLKTKVDIPLFQ; encoded by the exons ATGATATTAATCAAAGAGTGTGTTTGCGTGTTTTTCATTGTTACATTTGGAGTGAGTGCCTTTCATCTTCCAAGTTGTAACTTAACTCAGTATTATGATCCTAACTTAATGAGTTGTCAATCTTGTCCTGCTAATACGTCGATGATTCGGGCTGCAAATGGCaaga GCTTCTCTTGCGTTTGCGACGATCATAGTGTCCCGAACGGACCAGCAAAATGCAGGTCCTGCAATGCGACTGAACTGGTCTCCTCCGACGGATCTGCCTGCGTTCCGAGACGGTGCCAGAATACTTCTGGAAAATTCGTTTGCAGAAAATGCCCTAGCGATTATATTACTG TGACTCAAAACAACGATGGATCTCCTATGAAAGAAGTGTTATGCGTGAAGTGTTCCCGAGGTTATAAGGCACAGAACAACGTATGTGTGCGTTGCGAAGCCTGTACGTGTACAAAAAACCACATTGTGATCAAAGATGTGTGTGtgaccaaaaaatatttggctgAGAGGCCGAAATATGAGGAGACTAGGGTGCACCCGTCCACTGTTTTGGAGTTTATGAAGCATGAATATCTATGCATG CAAAATGACGCACTGTCCTGTAGAACTCTTACAAGCTACTGCGTTAGGAATTTGTACACTACAGATTTGGCTGGGCCTTGTCGGTTGTGGATACAGCCTAAGCTTCAAACTCCTAAAG AATTACCTCCCCTAACAATAGAGACATCTGAAGACAAATTCTCGGGGGAGATAAAGATTTCAAGAGAAAAT GAATTCATAATGATAGCCATCGCAGCGTACACAGCTGAGGGTGGCTTTCAATTCGAAGATAATACTGAGGGTAAAATTTTTTCGTGTTTTACACCAAGTCGGATACGTGTTGGAAATGATTTCTA caaagagtgtaatatgaatatttcaaatctaTCTCGTTTTGAAAAGGAAAGCACATTTGGACTATTTTTATCTTCGAACGGTGATTTTAATCCAATACCGATTGTTGTGCGAAAACCGAATGGATATTACATAAAA agagACACATGGACCACAAGTAAATTCAGACGTTATTTTCTATTCGATAAGTCGTTATCCACGACAGTTAATGTCAGTACTACTGTTTATTTACGTACActgattataaaaatcat GATACAGAGAGATAAAAGCTTATCCAGTTCACTCCGAGGTCAAATTTCAGCCGAGGTCCAGTACGCCACTAAATCTATATCGGATACTGTGACCACTGTCTTCAGAGTCGAACATGATTTGCCCACAGCTGGGATTATAAGAGGACTAGAG ATTTGGGGAGGCATCCTGGGTGTTCTGTCGACCCTGTACGCCCTGGTCCAATGGCGCGGCAACGTGCGCCGGGGCGGCTTCCTATTCTCATTAGTCCCTTTACTGGGAGGGACAGTCGCTGACGCCTTgtatttt GCGGTCTGGTTTTCTTCCCTGCACGCACTGGCGGCAGAAACTGGCACTTTGGGGATGACCCTCCCCCTCTCGCGATATGAAgagcatattataaaatctttcgTATTTTCAGCAGTATCTCTTAAG TTTCTACGGGTTACGTGGATGAATTGGAATCAATGTCGTTGTGACGTGTTCTTATTAGATTGGTCGGAATACAACTCGCCTTTTGGTAAAG ATGGCGTTACAATCGAGCAATCAAATTTATGGAAAGTGGGCACACTAGCCAGAGAGTGGAGCAGCGTGCAGACAAAGAGAAGAGCACATCCTGGATACACTGTAACCCTGGCATTAGCTATCCTTTAC TTCATGTCACCTTGGCAGACCTATTTACCCAAAAGCAAGGGTTATCAATGGACTCTTGCCACCATAGCCTGGTGGACTTCTTACACCAGCGTTCTTCTAGTTATGTTTGTGGCAGACAAGACCTTTGGATCGCCAGCAAAGACTCTGCCTAAAGTGTGTTCAGGGTTGGGAGTATCTCTAATAGTATTTCAGGAAGATTTTTATGCTCATTACGTGCATGGAAG GAACGAGGAGTCCAAAGAAATGAGGGCTATGACAGGCCCCCTTGCTACATGTCGAGTGGTTGTTGCCCCACAATTAAG GGCAGTATACAAGCAACTATCGGGTCCAGAAGCAG CGATAACGCTTGGCGTAAATGAACCAGCTCATTCTcttttaacacaatttttgGCTGCGTTTTTTGAAAGG GCCCTTGATGGTCTGAACTGGGTGGCTAGCGAGCGGTCGGTGCTAGAACGATTACTGGACGTGGAGATGAATGCGCGTGAGTCGGGAAGCACTAGCTGCTTGCTGTACGACCCAGATGATAATGCTGCGTCCTGCTTTGCTGTTACCTG GTGGGGAGAAGAGTGGGCATTGGGAACGTTCGACGCCATGCTGTTTGGTGCTATCGTCATGGCTGCAGACGAAACCTTGACGGCTGCTGTGGTAACCTTAGCAGTATGGAAA attctAAAACATCTAAGGACTATATTTGGAAATAGAAATTTACGGCTAAAGACTAAAGTTGATATTCCCTTATTTCAATAA
- the LOC128677980 gene encoding meckelin-like isoform X2, which translates to MILIKECVCVFFIVTFGVSAFHLPSCNLTQYYDPNLMSCQSCPANTSMIRAANGFSCVCDDHSVPNGPAKCRSCNATELVSSDGSACVPRRCQNTSGKFVCRKCPSDYITVTQNNDGSPMKEVLCVKCSRGYKAQNNVCVRCEACTCTKNHIVIKDVCVTKKYLAERPKYEETRVHPSTVLEFMKHEYLCMQNDALSCRTLTSYCVRNLYTTDLAGPCRLWIQPKLQTPKELPPLTIETSEDKFSGEIKISRENEFIMIAIAAYTAEGGFQFEDNTEGKIFSCFTPSRIRVGNDFYKECNMNISNLSRFEKESTFGLFLSSNGDFNPIPIVVRKPNGYYIKRDTWTTSKFRRYFLFDKSLSTTVNVSTTVYLRTLIIKIMIQRDKSLSSSLRGQISAEVQYATKSISDTVTTVFRVEHDLPTAGIIRGLEIWGGILGVLSTLYALVQWRGNVRRGGFLFSLVPLLGGTVADALYFAVWFSSLHALAAETGTLGMTLPLSRYEEHIIKSFVFSAVSLKFLRVTWMNWNQCRCDVFLLDWSEYNSPFGKDGVTIEQSNLWKVGTLAREWSSVQTKRRAHPGYTVTLALAILYFMSPWQTYLPKSKGYQWTLATIAWWTSYTSVLLVMFVADKTFGSPAKTLPKVCSGLGVSLIVFQEDFYAHYVHGRNEESKEMRAMTGPLATCRVVVAPQLRAVYKQLSGPEAAITLGVNEPAHSLLTQFLAAFFERALDGLNWVASERSVLERLLDVEMNARESGSTSCLLYDPDDNAASCFAVTWWGEEWALGTFDAMLFGAIVMAADETLTAAVVTLAVWKILKHLRTIFGNRNLRLKTKVDIPLFQ; encoded by the exons ATGATATTAATCAAAGAGTGTGTTTGCGTGTTTTTCATTGTTACATTTGGAGTGAGTGCCTTTCATCTTCCAAGTTGTAACTTAACTCAGTATTATGATCCTAACTTAATGAGTTGTCAATCTTGTCCTGCTAATACGTCGATGATTCGGGCTGCAAATG GCTTCTCTTGCGTTTGCGACGATCATAGTGTCCCGAACGGACCAGCAAAATGCAGGTCCTGCAATGCGACTGAACTGGTCTCCTCCGACGGATCTGCCTGCGTTCCGAGACGGTGCCAGAATACTTCTGGAAAATTCGTTTGCAGAAAATGCCCTAGCGATTATATTACTG TGACTCAAAACAACGATGGATCTCCTATGAAAGAAGTGTTATGCGTGAAGTGTTCCCGAGGTTATAAGGCACAGAACAACGTATGTGTGCGTTGCGAAGCCTGTACGTGTACAAAAAACCACATTGTGATCAAAGATGTGTGTGtgaccaaaaaatatttggctgAGAGGCCGAAATATGAGGAGACTAGGGTGCACCCGTCCACTGTTTTGGAGTTTATGAAGCATGAATATCTATGCATG CAAAATGACGCACTGTCCTGTAGAACTCTTACAAGCTACTGCGTTAGGAATTTGTACACTACAGATTTGGCTGGGCCTTGTCGGTTGTGGATACAGCCTAAGCTTCAAACTCCTAAAG AATTACCTCCCCTAACAATAGAGACATCTGAAGACAAATTCTCGGGGGAGATAAAGATTTCAAGAGAAAAT GAATTCATAATGATAGCCATCGCAGCGTACACAGCTGAGGGTGGCTTTCAATTCGAAGATAATACTGAGGGTAAAATTTTTTCGTGTTTTACACCAAGTCGGATACGTGTTGGAAATGATTTCTA caaagagtgtaatatgaatatttcaaatctaTCTCGTTTTGAAAAGGAAAGCACATTTGGACTATTTTTATCTTCGAACGGTGATTTTAATCCAATACCGATTGTTGTGCGAAAACCGAATGGATATTACATAAAA agagACACATGGACCACAAGTAAATTCAGACGTTATTTTCTATTCGATAAGTCGTTATCCACGACAGTTAATGTCAGTACTACTGTTTATTTACGTACActgattataaaaatcat GATACAGAGAGATAAAAGCTTATCCAGTTCACTCCGAGGTCAAATTTCAGCCGAGGTCCAGTACGCCACTAAATCTATATCGGATACTGTGACCACTGTCTTCAGAGTCGAACATGATTTGCCCACAGCTGGGATTATAAGAGGACTAGAG ATTTGGGGAGGCATCCTGGGTGTTCTGTCGACCCTGTACGCCCTGGTCCAATGGCGCGGCAACGTGCGCCGGGGCGGCTTCCTATTCTCATTAGTCCCTTTACTGGGAGGGACAGTCGCTGACGCCTTgtatttt GCGGTCTGGTTTTCTTCCCTGCACGCACTGGCGGCAGAAACTGGCACTTTGGGGATGACCCTCCCCCTCTCGCGATATGAAgagcatattataaaatctttcgTATTTTCAGCAGTATCTCTTAAG TTTCTACGGGTTACGTGGATGAATTGGAATCAATGTCGTTGTGACGTGTTCTTATTAGATTGGTCGGAATACAACTCGCCTTTTGGTAAAG ATGGCGTTACAATCGAGCAATCAAATTTATGGAAAGTGGGCACACTAGCCAGAGAGTGGAGCAGCGTGCAGACAAAGAGAAGAGCACATCCTGGATACACTGTAACCCTGGCATTAGCTATCCTTTAC TTCATGTCACCTTGGCAGACCTATTTACCCAAAAGCAAGGGTTATCAATGGACTCTTGCCACCATAGCCTGGTGGACTTCTTACACCAGCGTTCTTCTAGTTATGTTTGTGGCAGACAAGACCTTTGGATCGCCAGCAAAGACTCTGCCTAAAGTGTGTTCAGGGTTGGGAGTATCTCTAATAGTATTTCAGGAAGATTTTTATGCTCATTACGTGCATGGAAG GAACGAGGAGTCCAAAGAAATGAGGGCTATGACAGGCCCCCTTGCTACATGTCGAGTGGTTGTTGCCCCACAATTAAG GGCAGTATACAAGCAACTATCGGGTCCAGAAGCAG CGATAACGCTTGGCGTAAATGAACCAGCTCATTCTcttttaacacaatttttgGCTGCGTTTTTTGAAAGG GCCCTTGATGGTCTGAACTGGGTGGCTAGCGAGCGGTCGGTGCTAGAACGATTACTGGACGTGGAGATGAATGCGCGTGAGTCGGGAAGCACTAGCTGCTTGCTGTACGACCCAGATGATAATGCTGCGTCCTGCTTTGCTGTTACCTG GTGGGGAGAAGAGTGGGCATTGGGAACGTTCGACGCCATGCTGTTTGGTGCTATCGTCATGGCTGCAGACGAAACCTTGACGGCTGCTGTGGTAACCTTAGCAGTATGGAAA attctAAAACATCTAAGGACTATATTTGGAAATAGAAATTTACGGCTAAAGACTAAAGTTGATATTCCCTTATTTCAATAA
- the LOC128677980 gene encoding uncharacterized protein LOC128677980 isoform X3, with translation MKEVLCVKCSRGYKAQNNVCVRCEACTCTKNHIVIKDVCVTKKYLAERPKYEETRVHPSTVLEFMKHEYLCMQNDALSCRTLTSYCVRNLYTTDLAGPCRLWIQPKLQTPKELPPLTIETSEDKFSGEIKISRENEFIMIAIAAYTAEGGFQFEDNTEGKIFSCFTPSRIRVGNDFYKECNMNISNLSRFEKESTFGLFLSSNGDFNPIPIVVRKPNGYYIKRDTWTTSKFRRYFLFDKSLSTTVNVSTTVYLRTLIIKIMIQRDKSLSSSLRGQISAEVQYATKSISDTVTTVFRVEHDLPTAGIIRGLEIWGGILGVLSTLYALVQWRGNVRRGGFLFSLVPLLGGTVADALYFAVWFSSLHALAAETGTLGMTLPLSRYEEHIIKSFVFSAVSLKFLRVTWMNWNQCRCDVFLLDWSEYNSPFGKDGVTIEQSNLWKVGTLAREWSSVQTKRRAHPGYTVTLALAILYFMSPWQTYLPKSKGYQWTLATIAWWTSYTSVLLVMFVADKTFGSPAKTLPKVCSGLGVSLIVFQEDFYAHYVHGRNEESKEMRAMTGPLATCRVVVAPQLRAVYKQLSGPEAAITLGVNEPAHSLLTQFLAAFFERALDGLNWVASERSVLERLLDVEMNARESGSTSCLLYDPDDNAASCFAVTWWGEEWALGTFDAMLFGAIVMAADETLTAAVVTLAVWKILKHLRTIFGNRNLRLKTKVDIPLFQ, from the exons ATGAAAGAAGTGTTATGCGTGAAGTGTTCCCGAGGTTATAAGGCACAGAACAACGTATGTGTGCGTTGCGAAGCCTGTACGTGTACAAAAAACCACATTGTGATCAAAGATGTGTGTGtgaccaaaaaatatttggctgAGAGGCCGAAATATGAGGAGACTAGGGTGCACCCGTCCACTGTTTTGGAGTTTATGAAGCATGAATATCTATGCATG CAAAATGACGCACTGTCCTGTAGAACTCTTACAAGCTACTGCGTTAGGAATTTGTACACTACAGATTTGGCTGGGCCTTGTCGGTTGTGGATACAGCCTAAGCTTCAAACTCCTAAAG AATTACCTCCCCTAACAATAGAGACATCTGAAGACAAATTCTCGGGGGAGATAAAGATTTCAAGAGAAAAT GAATTCATAATGATAGCCATCGCAGCGTACACAGCTGAGGGTGGCTTTCAATTCGAAGATAATACTGAGGGTAAAATTTTTTCGTGTTTTACACCAAGTCGGATACGTGTTGGAAATGATTTCTA caaagagtgtaatatgaatatttcaaatctaTCTCGTTTTGAAAAGGAAAGCACATTTGGACTATTTTTATCTTCGAACGGTGATTTTAATCCAATACCGATTGTTGTGCGAAAACCGAATGGATATTACATAAAA agagACACATGGACCACAAGTAAATTCAGACGTTATTTTCTATTCGATAAGTCGTTATCCACGACAGTTAATGTCAGTACTACTGTTTATTTACGTACActgattataaaaatcat GATACAGAGAGATAAAAGCTTATCCAGTTCACTCCGAGGTCAAATTTCAGCCGAGGTCCAGTACGCCACTAAATCTATATCGGATACTGTGACCACTGTCTTCAGAGTCGAACATGATTTGCCCACAGCTGGGATTATAAGAGGACTAGAG ATTTGGGGAGGCATCCTGGGTGTTCTGTCGACCCTGTACGCCCTGGTCCAATGGCGCGGCAACGTGCGCCGGGGCGGCTTCCTATTCTCATTAGTCCCTTTACTGGGAGGGACAGTCGCTGACGCCTTgtatttt GCGGTCTGGTTTTCTTCCCTGCACGCACTGGCGGCAGAAACTGGCACTTTGGGGATGACCCTCCCCCTCTCGCGATATGAAgagcatattataaaatctttcgTATTTTCAGCAGTATCTCTTAAG TTTCTACGGGTTACGTGGATGAATTGGAATCAATGTCGTTGTGACGTGTTCTTATTAGATTGGTCGGAATACAACTCGCCTTTTGGTAAAG ATGGCGTTACAATCGAGCAATCAAATTTATGGAAAGTGGGCACACTAGCCAGAGAGTGGAGCAGCGTGCAGACAAAGAGAAGAGCACATCCTGGATACACTGTAACCCTGGCATTAGCTATCCTTTAC TTCATGTCACCTTGGCAGACCTATTTACCCAAAAGCAAGGGTTATCAATGGACTCTTGCCACCATAGCCTGGTGGACTTCTTACACCAGCGTTCTTCTAGTTATGTTTGTGGCAGACAAGACCTTTGGATCGCCAGCAAAGACTCTGCCTAAAGTGTGTTCAGGGTTGGGAGTATCTCTAATAGTATTTCAGGAAGATTTTTATGCTCATTACGTGCATGGAAG GAACGAGGAGTCCAAAGAAATGAGGGCTATGACAGGCCCCCTTGCTACATGTCGAGTGGTTGTTGCCCCACAATTAAG GGCAGTATACAAGCAACTATCGGGTCCAGAAGCAG CGATAACGCTTGGCGTAAATGAACCAGCTCATTCTcttttaacacaatttttgGCTGCGTTTTTTGAAAGG GCCCTTGATGGTCTGAACTGGGTGGCTAGCGAGCGGTCGGTGCTAGAACGATTACTGGACGTGGAGATGAATGCGCGTGAGTCGGGAAGCACTAGCTGCTTGCTGTACGACCCAGATGATAATGCTGCGTCCTGCTTTGCTGTTACCTG GTGGGGAGAAGAGTGGGCATTGGGAACGTTCGACGCCATGCTGTTTGGTGCTATCGTCATGGCTGCAGACGAAACCTTGACGGCTGCTGTGGTAACCTTAGCAGTATGGAAA attctAAAACATCTAAGGACTATATTTGGAAATAGAAATTTACGGCTAAAGACTAAAGTTGATATTCCCTTATTTCAATAA